A single region of the Actinoplanes sp. SE50/110 genome encodes:
- the rlmB gene encoding 23S rRNA (guanosine(2251)-2'-O)-methyltransferase RlmB — protein sequence MPGNSQNASKRVTSKKGAAAGSGGKNRSSLKGRGKTLPADERPWHKGYSGTEKLPEKTARKQDKERRAAAAEGRTPKVGQPGTKDTTWGRGGGRAPGITRAQASRGGGRVTGPRGPRVAPGRRSNPTKEGPELLLGRNPVVEALRAQVSATALYVVQGIDIDERVAEIVRTAGDRGIPILEISRNELDRMTGGVLHQGIGLQVPPFAYEDFDDLVAASLEQTAPLLVALDGVTDPRNVGAVIRSVAAFGGHGVFMTERRAAGITATAWRTSAGAAARVPVSQVVNLTRAIKSAQKQGFTAIGLDADGETDLYQLEAAIGPLIVVVGSEGRGLSRLVGETCDLRVSIPMASDVESLNASVAAAVTLAEVARRRVHG from the coding sequence ATGCCGGGTAATTCACAGAACGCGAGCAAGCGGGTCACCTCGAAGAAGGGCGCCGCGGCCGGCTCGGGCGGAAAGAACCGCTCCAGCCTCAAGGGCCGGGGCAAGACCCTGCCCGCCGACGAGCGGCCGTGGCACAAGGGTTACTCGGGCACCGAGAAACTGCCCGAGAAGACCGCCCGTAAGCAGGACAAGGAGCGCCGCGCCGCGGCCGCCGAGGGCCGCACGCCCAAGGTCGGCCAGCCTGGCACCAAGGACACCACCTGGGGTCGCGGCGGTGGCCGTGCCCCGGGCATCACCCGTGCCCAGGCGTCCCGGGGCGGTGGCCGGGTGACCGGTCCGCGTGGCCCGCGGGTGGCCCCGGGCCGCCGGTCCAACCCCACCAAGGAAGGGCCGGAGCTGCTGCTCGGCCGCAATCCGGTGGTCGAGGCGCTGCGCGCGCAGGTGTCGGCCACCGCGCTCTACGTGGTGCAGGGCATCGACATCGACGAGCGGGTGGCGGAGATCGTCCGCACCGCCGGCGACCGGGGCATCCCGATCCTGGAGATCAGCCGCAACGAGCTGGACCGGATGACCGGTGGCGTGCTGCACCAGGGCATCGGCCTGCAGGTGCCGCCGTTCGCCTACGAGGACTTCGACGACCTGGTCGCGGCGTCGCTGGAGCAGACCGCGCCGCTGCTGGTCGCGCTGGACGGGGTGACCGACCCGCGCAACGTGGGCGCGGTGATCCGGTCGGTGGCGGCGTTCGGCGGGCACGGCGTGTTCATGACCGAGCGCCGCGCGGCCGGGATCACCGCCACCGCCTGGCGCACCAGCGCCGGAGCGGCGGCCCGGGTGCCGGTCTCCCAGGTGGTCAACCTGACCCGGGCGATCAAGTCGGCGCAGAAGCAGGGCTTCACCGCGATCGGCCTGGACGCCGACGGCGAGACCGACCTCTACCAGCTGGAGGCGGCGATCGGTCCGCTGATCGTGGTGGTCGGCTCCGAGGGCCGCGGCCTGTCCCGACTGGTCGGCGAGACGTGTGACCTGCGGGTCAGCATCCCGATGGCCTCGGATGTCGAGTCGCTGAACGCGAGCGTCGCGGCCGCGGTCACCCTGGCCGAGGTCGCCCGCCGCCGCGTACACGGCTAG
- the cysS gene encoding cysteine--tRNA ligase — protein MTLRLYDTATRSVRDFVPMTPGQVGIYLCGVTVQSSPHIGHLRSAVNYDVLRRWLLHEGLDVTFIRNVTDVDDKILQKSLEQSRPYWAIAFENRLLLEHDYRTLNVLPPTYEPLATGHITEMHDLIAELIERGHAYAAAAANGDVYFDVRSYEPYGALSGQKPDDMRSADDAPERDKRDPRDFALWKGVKADEPQDAYWPSPWGRGRPGWHIECSAMARRYLGDEFDIHGGGLDLTFPHHENEVAQSQAAGLGFARFWVHHALLNLGKSKMSKSLGNVIDLAAVTAAGIRPVELRYYLGSPHYRSRIDYSDEALREAAVAYQRIEGFVHRAAEIVGPGRPKAVPPAFADAMNDDLNTSAALAVVHDTIREGNTALAAGDEPVIRGALTAVRAMLGVLGIDPLDTAWDGGESANNLKPVVDGLVALALEQRAQARARKDWAAADQVRDQLKNAGIQVEDTPAGPRWTVGEQH, from the coding sequence GTGACTCTTCGCTTGTATGACACCGCCACTCGATCGGTCCGGGACTTCGTCCCGATGACGCCCGGTCAGGTGGGGATCTACCTGTGTGGCGTCACCGTGCAATCTTCCCCACATATCGGTCACCTTCGCTCCGCGGTCAACTACGACGTGCTCCGTCGCTGGCTGCTGCACGAGGGGCTGGACGTGACGTTCATCCGCAACGTCACCGACGTGGATGACAAGATCCTGCAGAAATCGCTGGAGCAGTCCCGGCCGTACTGGGCGATCGCCTTCGAGAACCGGCTCCTGCTGGAGCACGACTACCGCACGCTGAACGTGTTGCCGCCCACCTACGAGCCGCTGGCCACCGGTCACATCACCGAGATGCACGACCTGATCGCCGAGCTGATCGAGCGCGGCCACGCCTATGCGGCGGCCGCCGCCAACGGCGACGTCTATTTCGACGTCCGGTCCTACGAGCCGTACGGCGCGCTCTCCGGGCAGAAACCGGACGACATGCGGTCGGCCGACGACGCTCCCGAGCGGGACAAGCGCGACCCGCGCGACTTCGCCCTGTGGAAAGGCGTGAAGGCGGACGAGCCGCAGGACGCGTACTGGCCGTCCCCGTGGGGCCGCGGCCGGCCCGGCTGGCACATCGAGTGCTCCGCGATGGCCCGGCGCTACCTCGGCGACGAGTTCGACATCCACGGCGGCGGCCTCGACCTGACCTTCCCGCACCACGAGAACGAGGTGGCCCAGTCGCAGGCGGCCGGGCTCGGCTTCGCCCGGTTCTGGGTCCACCACGCCCTGCTGAACCTGGGCAAGTCCAAGATGAGCAAGTCGCTGGGCAACGTCATCGACCTGGCCGCGGTCACCGCGGCCGGGATCCGCCCGGTCGAGCTGCGCTACTACCTGGGCAGCCCGCACTACCGCTCGCGGATCGACTACTCGGACGAGGCACTGCGCGAGGCCGCCGTGGCGTACCAGCGGATCGAGGGTTTCGTCCACCGGGCCGCCGAGATCGTCGGCCCGGGCCGGCCCAAGGCGGTGCCGCCGGCATTCGCCGACGCGATGAACGACGACCTGAACACCTCGGCCGCGCTCGCGGTCGTGCACGACACGATCCGCGAGGGCAACACCGCGCTGGCCGCCGGCGACGAGCCGGTCATTCGGGGCGCGCTGACCGCGGTCCGGGCCATGCTCGGCGTGCTCGGCATCGACCCGCTCGACACCGCCTGGGACGGCGGCGAGAGCGCCAACAACCTGAAGCCGGTGGTCGACGGTCTCGTCGCGCTGGCTCTGGAACAGCGGGCCCAGGCCCGCGCACGGAAGGACTGGGCGGCCGCCGACCAGGTGCGGGACCAGCTCAAGAACGCGGGTATTCAGGTGGAGGACACTCCGGCCGGTCCGCGCTGGACGGTAGGAGAGCAGCACTGA
- a CDS encoding S8 family serine peptidase: MRRRLTAGAVVTVTGLAFLTGAPGSAVAEPAASVDYTVVAADGVSAADATAAIQAAGGTVVSGNDAVGVYRVTSADTTFESRASASAALIGATVRKAIGYAPNGVEKVEAGLAARGGKGHGPAKADPLDDKLWGLSMIKADKARRIEKGDRGVTVGVLDTGLDASNPDLAEHFSSRLSRNFAPDLVDIDGACEVPSCLDPVGTDDGGHGTHVAGTIGAALNGVGVSGVAPDVTLVELKGGQDSGFFFLDPVVNALTYAGDRGIDVVNMSFYVDPWLYNCTANPADSPADQAGQQAIITGMRRALNYAHAHGVTLFGALGNNHEDLGKPRTDASSPDHGGTPYPRPIDNASCWDLPVEGPHVIGVSSLGPSGRKSDFSNYGTEQISVAAPGGWYRDGYGTDTFQTVGNEILSTYPLKVLQEKGLVDADGNVTAAGAGSVVKDCAGDGRCGYYTYLQGTSMASPHAAGVGALIVSRYGLPDLRHGGRFLPPDLVEQILYRTAAKHACPEPRLQSYVQEGRSTEFDALCEGGTNFNGFYGYGIVDAYAAVGGR; the protein is encoded by the coding sequence ATGAGAAGACGCCTCACCGCCGGCGCCGTCGTCACCGTGACGGGCCTGGCGTTCCTGACCGGTGCGCCAGGGTCCGCGGTCGCGGAGCCGGCGGCATCGGTCGACTATACGGTCGTGGCCGCCGACGGGGTCTCCGCCGCGGATGCGACGGCCGCCATCCAGGCGGCCGGCGGCACCGTGGTCAGCGGCAACGATGCCGTCGGCGTGTACAGGGTGACCTCGGCCGACACGACGTTCGAGAGCCGGGCGAGCGCCTCGGCGGCGCTGATCGGCGCCACCGTGCGCAAGGCCATCGGATACGCGCCGAACGGCGTCGAGAAGGTGGAGGCCGGTCTCGCGGCGCGCGGCGGGAAGGGCCATGGCCCGGCCAAGGCCGACCCGCTCGACGACAAGCTGTGGGGCCTGTCGATGATCAAGGCCGACAAGGCTCGCCGGATCGAGAAGGGGGACCGGGGCGTCACCGTCGGTGTCCTGGACACCGGCCTGGACGCGTCGAACCCCGACCTGGCCGAGCACTTCAGCAGCCGGTTGTCCCGCAACTTCGCCCCCGACCTGGTCGACATCGACGGCGCCTGTGAGGTGCCGAGCTGCCTCGACCCGGTCGGCACCGACGACGGCGGGCACGGCACGCACGTGGCCGGCACGATCGGTGCCGCGCTCAACGGTGTCGGGGTCTCCGGTGTCGCGCCGGACGTCACCCTGGTCGAGCTCAAGGGTGGTCAGGACTCCGGGTTCTTCTTCCTCGACCCGGTGGTCAACGCGCTGACCTACGCCGGCGACCGGGGCATCGACGTGGTGAACATGTCGTTCTACGTCGACCCGTGGCTCTACAACTGCACCGCCAACCCGGCGGACAGCCCCGCCGACCAGGCCGGCCAGCAGGCCATCATCACCGGCATGCGGCGGGCGCTGAACTACGCGCACGCGCATGGCGTGACCCTGTTCGGCGCGCTCGGCAACAACCACGAGGACCTGGGCAAGCCGCGCACCGACGCGTCCAGCCCGGACCACGGCGGTACGCCGTACCCCCGCCCGATCGACAACGCGTCCTGCTGGGACCTGCCGGTCGAGGGCCCGCACGTGATCGGGGTGTCCTCGCTCGGCCCGTCCGGCCGCAAGTCGGACTTCTCCAACTACGGCACCGAGCAGATCTCGGTGGCCGCGCCCGGTGGCTGGTACCGCGACGGTTACGGCACCGACACCTTCCAGACCGTCGGCAACGAGATCCTCTCCACCTACCCGCTCAAGGTGCTGCAGGAGAAGGGCCTGGTCGACGCGGACGGCAACGTCACCGCGGCGGGTGCCGGCTCGGTCGTCAAGGACTGCGCCGGCGACGGCCGGTGCGGGTACTACACGTACCTGCAGGGCACCTCGATGGCCAGCCCGCACGCGGCCGGGGTGGGCGCCCTGATCGTCAGCCGGTACGGCCTGCCCGACCTGCGGCACGGTGGCAGGTTCCTGCCGCCGGACCTGGTCGAGCAGATCCTGTACCGCACGGCCGCGAAGCACGCCTGCCCGGAACCGCGCCTGCAGAGCTACGTGCAGGAGGGCCGGTCCACCGAGTTCGACGCGCTGTGCGAGGGCGGGACGAACTTCAACGGCTTCTACGGGTACGGGATCGTCGACGCCTACGCCGCGGTCGGCGGTCGCTGA